ACTTAACTTAAGCAGTATCAAAGCAGTTTTTAACTCTCGTATTAATGTAGCCAAAGGAGAAATTAAAGCTAAGGCACAACTGAATAATAACTTCTGGCAAAGTGATATTATTGCCGCTAATCTCGATCCCACTGCCGTACTAGGGCAATTGCCAGGAATAAAATCAATCTCGATTCCTAACTTAGATTTTAGAGCTAATTTAGCGGGAAACATTGAAGAAATTTGGCAGGGAGTAACACCAATTCAGGTTAATAATCTCTCGGCACAGTGGGGAGAAAATAGCTTTGATGTGCGAGGAAATATTCTTTTAGCTAATCTTATCAGTCAACCCGATATCGCTGAGGTTAACTTAAATCTACAGGCAAAAACCGACCTTGCTGCTGTACCGCTAACTCAGATTATATCGCTTTTACCGATTGATTCTAACCTAAAACCCAGAGAATCGACACTGACAGGGATCGGAAAATTTCAAGGACAAATCACAGGAAAAAATCTCTTAACTGCTTGGCAAAAAGTGGGAAATATACAAATCAAAGGAGATATAAATTTAGCTAACTTTAGCATTAATGATCGACCCTTTGAACCTATCTTAAAAGGAAGTATGCAAGCAGGAATCGGTCAAAATATTAGTTTAAATCTGCGGGGAAATCAGGACATTATTGACCTAACTTTCGATCCTTGTCAACAAAATAATTGTCTGCTGCCCTATCTTCCCTTAGGGATAAATATTCGCCAAGCTTTTGGAAATAAAACTCCTTTTCTAGCAACAGCTAAACGAAGCGGAGAAAATTTAAATGTTCAGATTGCCGATTTTCCCCTAGAAATCCTGAAAATATCTCCCACGGCAGCCTACAATATTCCGGGGATTATTGCTGGACAAGTGAATGCTAATCTAGACATCAATTTATTTAACTTACAGGGACAGGGACAACTAGAGATTAATCGACCTAGTTTAGGTAACTTAATCGGGGAAAAATTAACGGCAAATTTGGTTTATCGGGATTCTATAGTTCAACTGCAAGAAGGTAGTTTACAAGCGGGTGCAAGTCAATATAATCTGCAAGGTTTATTTAATTGGCAAACCCAAGCAATAGAAGCTAAACTGAGGGTAGATAAAGGTTATATTCAAGATTTATTATCAGTTGCTAGTATCTATGATTTAACCAGTTTAATCACCCTTTTCTCCTCAGAGAATAACCCAGCTATTCAACTTAGTCCCCTAGGAGTAGGTAATCCCGAAGCTTCCCTAGCACAACAGGTAAATTTGCGGGCAAAAATTGAAGAAATAATCCAGCAATTAGCAGGGGAAAGAGGGGTAGTCGGCATACCTTCCGAACTAGATTTTCGCGGCCGTTATCAAGCAAATATAGCCTTAACTGGGACTTTAAAAAATCCCGAACTGAATGTACAATTTCAGGGCAATAGATGGGAATGGCGACCCCAAAGACCGACAGTAAATATTGTTAAACCTCTGGGAATTGTCACCACCGATACCCAATTAATTCCGATTGATGAAGTAACAATTAATCTTAACTTAAATCGTCAGTTGCTCAGGATAGAACCGATTAGATTAAAATCACGAGATTCTTCCGTATTTTTAGCGGGTGATTTTTCCTTAAACAAAGTAGAGGGAACTTTTGCCGTGGAAAATATTTCTCTCGATCTCTTGAGAAATTTCGTCCAGTTTCCCTTGGATGTATCCGGTAGTCTAAAAACTCAAGGACAAATTGCAGGAACCTTATTAAATCCTCGTATTCAGGGTAACTTTGCCTTTATTGATGGTGCAATTAATGCCCAAAATATTAATCAAGATATAATTGGTTTATTTACCTATAATCAGTATCGTTTTGATTTGCGGACAACCTCCTCCGAATCAATCCAAATCTATGCCAGCATTCCCTATCCTCCCTTACCGGGTAATGATCAATTAAAAATCCAAGCAAAATTAGGAACCGATGCAATCAAATTAATTGAAGCTATCAGTCAAAACGCCATCGAATGGGTTAACGGTGAGGGAGAGGTAGTTCTTTCAGCGACGGGAAGATTAGATGTAAAAGAGGGCTTAAAAATCAAAGATTTAGAAGCAAATGGTATAGTTACTCTCGATAATGCCGCTATCCGCAGTGTTGCTTTTCCAGAGATTTTAACCGTAAATGGCCGCATTGGGTTAACCCCTGAAAACTTAACAGTAGAGGAATTACAAGGCTCGATCGCTGATAGACAAATTTCTGTGGTGGGAGTTTTACCTTTCTTTCAAGCCATCAAAAATAATCCTAATCCCTTAACAGTTAATATTCAAGAGGGAGATATAGCAATTAATGGTCTTTATCGGGGATTAATTGCTGGGAATGCCATGGTAACGGGAACAATTCAGCAACCAATTATCGGGGGGAATGTGCGTCTTTCGAGGGGTAAAGTTTTTCTTCCTCGCACCCCAGAAATTAATCAAGAAACGGATAAACCAGTGAGTCGCTGGCTGCAGCCTCTCAACATTCCTCAGACGACAAATATTACTCCAGTTTTAAATAATTTCCAAGTGTCTTTAGCGGGATTATCCATCGAACAAGAACCTTTGTATCAATTTGATTTTAGTGGTGCTTTAACCTTGAACGGTTCGCTCACTCCACTGGAGAAATTACAAACCAATGGAGTGATTAATCTCGATCGAGGACGGGTTAGTTACATCGATACTCGTTTTCTTCTTAACCGACGCAATCAAAATGTTATTGTTTTCGATTCTAGTCGCGGGTTGGGACTTTTAAATCCCTTTGTTGATATTCAACTGCGAACAATTCTCAGCGAATTTTCTCAATCTCGCGATTTTGCTATCTCCCGTCCGGGGGGGGATTTTCCTAGTAATGAAATTCCCGATGATAGCCTCAATCGCATTCAACGGATCGATGTCACCCTCAGCGTTGAAGGTGAATTAAACCGCTTGCTACCAAATTTAGGTGGTAATATCAATGAAGTGTGCCAAATTCGTCCTGATAGTCCACCTTTTCCCCTAGAGGAAAACTATACAAATGCAGAATTACAAAAAGCTGCTAATTGTCTACAAGCAGTGGCTTTTGCTAGTGGTGAAGATGAGGGATTGCTTAACACTCCCCTAGTTAAATTAACCAGCACTCCCCCCCGCAGCCAAGGGGAAATAGTTCGACTTTTGGGGGAACAATTGCTGTCAGTTTTTAATGGTTTACAGGGGAAAAATACGGAACAATTGATTCAGTTTGGAGTGGTTCAGTTGGCAATTCCCCTCTTAGCCCAAGGAGTCGTGTATGATGTGGAGAATGCGGTTAGTAATGTGATCGGGGCAACGGATTTTAATATTCTTCCCAATTTGGAAACCGTCTATCGAGTTAATTCCCAGTCTTTTATCCGCTTTTCCTACGATTACAATTTGAATGAGTTTACCGTCCGCTATCAAACTCAATTTTAAAGCAAGATGGCTGGATAAAGCGGCAAAATCGGGTTATACTTAATTACCAGGAGAAATCCTCTAGCTAGATCTAGCAGTTATCTTAATGGTGAGGTATGAGATTTTTGTTTTGGGGGGATGGGAGACAGGAAACGATGCCCTATCAGGTTACACTTCATCTTGATCAGAAACGCTGTAGGAAATAAGAAATAGTCTTTTATTACTTTTTACTTGACCTTCCATGATTATTCGCGAGGCTAAAGAAACAGATTTACCAACAATTATCGAGATTTATAATGCTGCTGTTCCCACTCGCAAGGCAACCGCAGATTTAAAGCCTATTTCCCTCGAAAGTCGGCGAGAATGGTTTAAAAAACACGCTCCTGAACAGTATCCCATCTGGGTAATAGTGATCGAAGGTCGGGTGGTGGGTTGGCTGAGTTTACAGATGTTTTATGGTCGTGTCGCTTACCAAAAAACGGCAGAGGTTAGTTTATATATTGCCCCCGATTATCAAGGTCGTGGAATCGGTAAATTATTAGTAGAATATGCCTTGGAGCGCTGTCCAAAATTGGGTATATCTAATCTTATCTGTATTATTTTTGCCCACAATCAAGCCAGTATTCGTCTCTTTGAAAAATTCGGCTTTCAACGATGGGGTTATTTACCCCAAATTGCCGCTCTAGAGGATTTTCTGGCTGATGTGGTCATTTTAGGGAAAAAAGTCGCTTAAATAGGCAATTTTCCCCATAGCTAGACTATAATTCTAGACTTAATTGAATATAAGCATTTTCTGATTCGCCTAGAGATGGTTTCTGGGTGAGAGAAAAGAGATAGTCCTCATACCAAATCTCAGAACTTCCCGCACATTTTTCATCTCTAAATAACCATTGTTGAAACACTTGTTCTCTACCATCCTGAGGGGCAACAATCTGATAAACTTTTAGAGATTTTTTAGCAATTCTCTGGCTGCCCTTGCTGGTTAATTCATAACCTAACAAGTTCAAACAATTACGAATAATCGTCAGAGGACGGGAAGTATTAGAGAGATTAATCTTGGTGATAGTTTTAATCTCGTTGCGGTTTTTAATGGCGATTTCGGCCATTTTTTGTAAGTCGGCATCATGATTAGTTAATTCTCTTTCAGGATTAGCTAATAATACGGGAATTCCTAACACTTCTAACGTCCCGATAATCACTCCTAATTGACTACCATTAAAATCGGGAATAAATAAACTTCCGTGACCTGATTCTATCAGTTTACGCGCAATTAAAGCATCTCGATCGCACAAAAATTGTCGCCCAATTGTCAAAAAGTAATGTAAGCGTAGTTCTTGATACCATCCTTGATCATCTTTAATCACTAATTGCGGTGTGACGGGGATTCCATAGCGTTTGTATAGGTCATATTTCCTGATAATTCGCCTTTCTTTCACTGACTTAATTAACTGTTTTTTAAGCCAACGATATTCTGATTCCGTGATCTCAGAAGCGCTGGCAATTGCCTCGCATTCAGAACGATAATTATGTTCCCTAATTTCTTCAATTGCTTCCGTTAACTGATTGGTTATTTCTAGTTCTTCTTCCTGATTACGTTCTTTAATTCTATGACCTTCTGCTTGTAAAATACCTAGAATTGACTGACGATAATTAAGCATATAAGCATTTACTCGCACAGCCATTTTTGCCCAGCAGAGGAGAGATTCCGCTTGAAAATTTGTATCTAAATCCTCAAGAGATTCTAAATCTGATTGGTGTAGTAAGCGAATATTAACCTCCGTTAATCGGTGTCCAGAGGTGAGAAGTTTGGGGATAGAAGTGGAACCATTACCCACCTGATTAAATCCGTACACTGCTGACCAAATATAACGAGGAATATTCTCTCTAATTCTCCCTAAAAATTGAGCGATAGAAGTGGGAGTTTGAATTCCCTGTGCTAAACACCAAACCGAGGTAAAGTGTTGCTGAATATCAATACTAATTCCCGTTTCGATCGCAGGACTAGCTAGAACTATATCATAGTTAAGCAACAACTGATTTAAATTGCCAATTGCTTGATAAGCATCGTGACTAGAATCTGGCAATGACTCTGAATCTATCCGCAGAATTTTCTTCTGAGGAAATTGCTTTCTTAGATAAGATTCTAGGGTAATTGTCCCCCATTTGCTGGTTAATTTTTGTGCTGATAGACAAACAAAAGGTTTTCCTCCCTCTTTAATATGTTTAACTAAATCCTTAACTAGCTGTTGGGGAGTATTATCAGAGTAGTTATAAACTCGCCAAGCTTCCTGATAACTGGGTTTCCACTCGTTACTAATCAAGAAAGGTTCTAGTTTAATAGCCGCTAAAGAAGTTAGATATTCTAGGGAAATATCACTTAAATTAGCATCAGCAACTAAGACTTTTCCCCCACTGCTGACCACAGCTTGTAGCAGAGACTTTAAAGACTTTAAAATTGCTACTCGATTAGCTTTACAAGTATCCCCATTTAACCCATGCCATAGGACTTGTTCGATCTCATCGATAATAATCATAGCTTCTTGCCAATCTTCCGCTTGAAATTTAGCTTGTGATTGGGGATGGAGAGAGTCAATACATAAACCATAACCGTAAATTTGTGCCGCAGGATTATCCCTAATTTTGCTGATATAGTTTAAACCAAAGCGTTGACATAGCTCCTCTACCAGTTTGACTCGATGACCAATAACTAAAACTTTTTGTTGATTGGCAATAGCCTGTTTAACTATCTTAGCTAAAAACTCAGTTTTTCCTGTACCTTTAGCCGATTTAATCGCCATTAACTGCGCTGATGTAGGGATAGCAATATCTGGCAAGTAACGGCTATTTAACTCTAGATGAGGTGAGAGAGTTAAACTATTTAAACTCGCTGCCTTCCAAATTTCCCAAGAGGTAGCTTTTTGATAGACTTGTTGGAAGTAATCTTCTCCTCGATTGATTAGTAAATCATCCACCCCTTTACCGTCAGCAGCATCCCAAGTAACTACCTTTACCTCACAGTTAGCCTGACTGAATAGATAACCCATTCTCTGTAAAGCTAAATTAACCGCTTGTTGGTTCTTTGGTTTAGTTTCTTGATCAAAAACTAGATAAATCTTTCGTCCTGAATTAGCTAATTTTTCTAGCTGCGGAATTAGATGAGATTTGCCGATTCTTCTACCTAATTCGTCCTTGGGAGTACGATAACCATTGTGAATTCCGGGTAAGGCAATTGTCGCATAACCTGCTGTTAGTAATGCCCCCGCTTTTTTCGCTCCTTCCGTAAGACAAATAGGTATCTCTGGATGTTTAATTACCCAGGACCAAAAACCGAGATCCTCTTGCTTATTATCCACTTCTTCAGTTAAAATATTAATACTGATATGCTGGGCTATCCTTTGCCAAATTTTCAGGGGAACCCGCAAAGCAAAGACTCCCGTAGGGGTTTGGGGAGGATGTTCGTACTTAATCGGTTTAGCCTTATCAAGGCTTAAACGGGGAAAATCGGGCTTAAAACAGCCCCAAAGGTCATAATTACCCGTTAATAAGTCAATTCCTGAACACCACCAACCGCCTTGACTGATATGTTCATAACGCTTGAGAATATCATCCCTAACTCTGCCATCATTGCGTCGCGGTAATTCTTGGGAGTAGAGTAGGTATTCACTGGGAGATAACCCCGCTAAACTGGTGACATTGAGATCGATTAACTCCGCATCCACCCCGCTATCACGCCATTCTTCTAAATATTTCATCCTTGTCCTCTACTGGCTAGACGCTATATATAGCGTTTTTGTCCTATTATTCTAGCGGTAAGCCACTAAATAGCGAAAAGAGAAAATTCACTCTCTCAGAGGTTCTCAGAGGAAATTTGACTTTTAATCCACTCTTGTCTTAAATTATCGAAAAGTTAAGAACAAATAAAGTCTGACCACAACCTCCTCAGCAGTTAAGCAGAATCGGATCAAAAATATTTTGTCAATCTGTTTTTATTATCAAAGAATATTTTTTTTGTCAAGCATACAAAAGAACTATATTTTTTTAGGAAAATCGAGAATTTTTTCCAGAAAATGTCATCCAAAACACTGTTTTTAGGGAACAAAATAATCCTCGCTCTACTACATATAGAGTGATAAGATTATTTAACACGCTAGATGTTGTGTTTTCCCAGAAAATCTGATAGAATACTCTAGTACAAATAGATTAATTTGTCAAGTTTTTTAACGCCGCAATTTCCCAATTATGCAATCGAAGCCCTTGACTACTGCCGTTTCCATTCACAAAAATAACGAAGTAATACCCTTTCGTTCTACCCCTTTAGCTAATATGGGCAGCCATGGAATTAGAGTGATTCGGCGCGATGGTTCCACCACAAGCTTAAATATCG
This Microcystis wesenbergii NRERC-220 DNA region includes the following protein-coding sequences:
- a CDS encoding translocation/assembly module TamB domain-containing protein; translated protein: MSNSPGDPSPRPNLFLSLGRFVRRPSTLIVGGITLLGITSLGYFTTRYLVYERLTPILDNIFSEMLHRPVRVGKIEGFYFNRIRIGKSEIPATANSADSLSIDAIELGLNPLPLLLGLPLPIDVKLINPSIYLDQDKNGQWLDNLEKIASNLDREAPIKLNLGFQVEKAAITIQPYALKKPIEIKADGQGRFIDHQKQPLTYDLSAEILKSQVKIKGETALKTGESLTNLQIDRLNLSELLTLIPGSNFQLNQGQVNANIALNIPSWAKLNQSQGNGNFQVTEVAGKFQPFQYPIKLTTKLNLQGDKVLVEQAIASIGKIKTEVKGEVNWQTGYHLNVALESVDLQQLLRIIYLQSPLDLRGEARSTFQVTGKLDQPLIKGTVSNSKPIIFEQIPIQSITSNFQTNLNSLNLDKIQIKPVAGGEIKGEGKLQLNILQSLQKNQPLDGTKMPINLNLQAHFPTKKIISQFATIPAKININDLQANIKARGSLGLPQLLINWQIPGVNRSGLINVAGEGKVFLGGNKINLTDTVIKTNGGRLQVNGNGDFTSKLVQAKITGNNFLLTPFVPIVCQYVDSICPYLETLEPLNLETANIQVSGKIDQLNVNTLNAVANLGISSKQGTILVNSQVLQGNLQAKAVLAGLPINSLLPNLPTQVKLLRSQINLQGYLGELLNNKNNIFSSWQGQGNLELLVDNNPLIATAKLNRGLMTGTVNTSGISLNNFTENLTIPVSLGRAKINFAGRINSLISGTLTDLQTWRGEGDIQLFVNNQSLRTTTQLEQGILSGIVNTDGINLNPFLPNINIPVSLGKTQVNFTGAIKELLAGKIPNFSTVNARVDTRLLVDNNPINTAIQLNNGIFNILGSLENFQTNIPIPLNISQTRFQATGNAQTIFDSLLEKQLNLSSIKAVFNSRINVAKGEIKAKAQLNNNFWQSDIIAANLDPTAVLGQLPGIKSISIPNLDFRANLAGNIEEIWQGVTPIQVNNLSAQWGENSFDVRGNILLANLISQPDIAEVNLNLQAKTDLAAVPLTQIISLLPIDSNLKPRESTLTGIGKFQGQITGKNLLTAWQKVGNIQIKGDINLANFSINDRPFEPILKGSMQAGIGQNISLNLRGNQDIIDLTFDPCQQNNCLLPYLPLGINIRQAFGNKTPFLATAKRSGENLNVQIADFPLEILKISPTAAYNIPGIIAGQVNANLDINLFNLQGQGQLEINRPSLGNLIGEKLTANLVYRDSIVQLQEGSLQAGASQYNLQGLFNWQTQAIEAKLRVDKGYIQDLLSVASIYDLTSLITLFSSENNPAIQLSPLGVGNPEASLAQQVNLRAKIEEIIQQLAGERGVVGIPSELDFRGRYQANIALTGTLKNPELNVQFQGNRWEWRPQRPTVNIVKPLGIVTTDTQLIPIDEVTINLNLNRQLLRIEPIRLKSRDSSVFLAGDFSLNKVEGTFAVENISLDLLRNFVQFPLDVSGSLKTQGQIAGTLLNPRIQGNFAFIDGAINAQNINQDIIGLFTYNQYRFDLRTTSSESIQIYASIPYPPLPGNDQLKIQAKLGTDAIKLIEAISQNAIEWVNGEGEVVLSATGRLDVKEGLKIKDLEANGIVTLDNAAIRSVAFPEILTVNGRIGLTPENLTVEELQGSIADRQISVVGVLPFFQAIKNNPNPLTVNIQEGDIAINGLYRGLIAGNAMVTGTIQQPIIGGNVRLSRGKVFLPRTPEINQETDKPVSRWLQPLNIPQTTNITPVLNNFQVSLAGLSIEQEPLYQFDFSGALTLNGSLTPLEKLQTNGVINLDRGRVSYIDTRFLLNRRNQNVIVFDSSRGLGLLNPFVDIQLRTILSEFSQSRDFAISRPGGDFPSNEIPDDSLNRIQRIDVTLSVEGELNRLLPNLGGNINEVCQIRPDSPPFPLEENYTNAELQKAANCLQAVAFASGEDEGLLNTPLVKLTSTPPRSQGEIVRLLGEQLLSVFNGLQGKNTEQLIQFGVVQLAIPLLAQGVVYDVENAVSNVIGATDFNILPNLETVYRVNSQSFIRFSYDYNLNEFTVRYQTQF
- a CDS encoding GNAT family N-acetyltransferase encodes the protein MIIREAKETDLPTIIEIYNAAVPTRKATADLKPISLESRREWFKKHAPEQYPIWVIVIEGRVVGWLSLQMFYGRVAYQKTAEVSLYIAPDYQGRGIGKLLVEYALERCPKLGISNLICIIFAHNQASIRLFEKFGFQRWGYLPQIAALEDFLADVVILGKKVA
- a CDS encoding plasmid replication protein, CyRepA1 family, with amino-acid sequence MKYLEEWRDSGVDAELIDLNVTSLAGLSPSEYLLYSQELPRRNDGRVRDDILKRYEHISQGGWWCSGIDLLTGNYDLWGCFKPDFPRLSLDKAKPIKYEHPPQTPTGVFALRVPLKIWQRIAQHISINILTEEVDNKQEDLGFWSWVIKHPEIPICLTEGAKKAGALLTAGYATIALPGIHNGYRTPKDELGRRIGKSHLIPQLEKLANSGRKIYLVFDQETKPKNQQAVNLALQRMGYLFSQANCEVKVVTWDAADGKGVDDLLINRGEDYFQQVYQKATSWEIWKAASLNSLTLSPHLELNSRYLPDIAIPTSAQLMAIKSAKGTGKTEFLAKIVKQAIANQQKVLVIGHRVKLVEELCQRFGLNYISKIRDNPAAQIYGYGLCIDSLHPQSQAKFQAEDWQEAMIIIDEIEQVLWHGLNGDTCKANRVAILKSLKSLLQAVVSSGGKVLVADANLSDISLEYLTSLAAIKLEPFLISNEWKPSYQEAWRVYNYSDNTPQQLVKDLVKHIKEGGKPFVCLSAQKLTSKWGTITLESYLRKQFPQKKILRIDSESLPDSSHDAYQAIGNLNQLLLNYDIVLASPAIETGISIDIQQHFTSVWCLAQGIQTPTSIAQFLGRIRENIPRYIWSAVYGFNQVGNGSTSIPKLLTSGHRLTEVNIRLLHQSDLESLEDLDTNFQAESLLCWAKMAVRVNAYMLNYRQSILGILQAEGHRIKERNQEEELEITNQLTEAIEEIREHNYRSECEAIASASEITESEYRWLKKQLIKSVKERRIIRKYDLYKRYGIPVTPQLVIKDDQGWYQELRLHYFLTIGRQFLCDRDALIARKLIESGHGSLFIPDFNGSQLGVIIGTLEVLGIPVLLANPERELTNHDADLQKMAEIAIKNRNEIKTITKINLSNTSRPLTIIRNCLNLLGYELTSKGSQRIAKKSLKVYQIVAPQDGREQVFQQWLFRDEKCAGSSEIWYEDYLFSLTQKPSLGESENAYIQLSLEL